AAGAAGATTTCCAAAAGATAATGAGAGAACTACAACTTACCGCTCCCAAAAAAATGCATGTAGCCTTACCGGCGAATACAGGATGCGGAAATTTGGAAATCGTAAGAACGATGACACCTCAAACTATATTAGGAATTCCTACTGTTTTGAATGAGGATGTATTTAAGAAAATCGGAAAAGTGAAAATAATAGATGTACGTTCTTCCGAGGAGTTCCACGGAGAATTAGGCCATATTCGAACTTCCCAACTGGTTACATTGGGCTCTGATTTAACCAAATTTTTAGAAGCAGGAGATCGTTTCGAAGAGATCGTATTCGTATGTCGGAGTGGCAAACGTTCTCATCAAGCCACGGAAGAAAGTATTCGTTTAGGTTATAAATTCACATCCAATATGGCGGGCGGGATGGTGAATTGGAACGAGAAATACCTGCCTAAGGAGTAATAAGAATGGCAACAGAATGGATAATGGGTCTTATCGGCGGAGTAGTGATCGGCATCGCCGTTTCCTTAATGCTTTTATGGAACGGAAGAGTGACCGGAGTCAGCAGCATTGTATATGGCGTATTAATTCCTAGCAAGGGAGATCTTGCTTGGAGATGGTATTTTATAGTCGGGTTACTTATAGGAGGTCTTTCTTTGAAAGCCACCGCCCCTGAACTTTTAGCAGTGGAGATCCAGACGAAAGAATGGATTGGGGCGCTTGCAGGAGTATTCGTCGGATTCGGCGCGATGTTAGGAGGAGGTTGCACAAGCGGACATGGAGTTTGCGGAGTAAGTAGAGTTTCTCCAAGATCCATAGTAGCCACAATCGTATTTATGACGGCGGGAATGGCAGCAGTAGTATTACTTAGAAAAGTAGGGAGCTTGCATGAAATATAATATTGGAGCGTTAGTCGTAGGCCTATTATTCGCTATCGGACTAGGCATATCAGGGATTTTACAACCTGCAAACATAATAGGATTCTTGGATGTATTCGGAAAATGGAACCCTACCCTACTTTTCACGATGGCAGGTGCAGTGGGAGTCCATTTCATCACTTACAAATTCATTCGAAAAAGAAAAACCCCAATGTTCTCCAAGGATTGGTTCATCCCGACCCGCCAAGAAATAACTCCTGCCTTGATCATCGGAAGCCTAATTTTTGGGATCGGTTGGGGACTTGGAGGTTATTGTCCAACAGTTTCAGTCACTACCCTTGCAAGTTTCGAAACAAGACCTTTAATCGTTTTTGCAAGTATCATTTTAGGAATGTTACTATTTTGGTTTTTGGATAAGAAAACAAATTTGAAAAGTAAATTAGAATAAGCAACTATGCTGATCTTAGGATATATAACTTCCTTTATCATGGGAATCCTGCTCGGTCTGATCGGCGCCGGAGGTTCAATTCTCACGGTTCCCATACTTTTTTACTTTTTTGGACAAGATGCGGCGTTCGCCACAACAAACTCTATGTTCATAGTCGGAATAGCCTCGTTTGTAGGAGCGGTAATCCAAGCCAAAAAAGGAAATACTAATATAAAAGTTGGAATGTATTTCGCCCTACCAAGTTTCATCGGAATTTATATTGCCAGATATTTTCTTCTTCCATCGATTCCCAACATCTTAATTTCAAATTTTGGAATTACGCTGACAAAATCTTTGTTCATTATGATCCTATTTGCTATCTTAATGGTTTTCAGTTCCTATACGATGATCCGCTCAGGCAATCCACTCCCGACAATATCATTAAAATCGAATATACTATCGTAT
This genomic stretch from Leptospira licerasiae serovar Varillal str. VAR 010 harbors:
- a CDS encoding YeeE/YedE family protein, with protein sequence MATEWIMGLIGGVVIGIAVSLMLLWNGRVTGVSSIVYGVLIPSKGDLAWRWYFIVGLLIGGLSLKATAPELLAVEIQTKEWIGALAGVFVGFGAMLGGGCTSGHGVCGVSRVSPRSIVATIVFMTAGMAAVVLLRKVGSLHEI
- a CDS encoding DUF6691 family protein, coding for MKYNIGALVVGLLFAIGLGISGILQPANIIGFLDVFGKWNPTLLFTMAGAVGVHFITYKFIRKRKTPMFSKDWFIPTRQEITPALIIGSLIFGIGWGLGGYCPTVSVTTLASFETRPLIVFASIILGMLLFWFLDKKTNLKSKLE
- a CDS encoding sulfite exporter TauE/SafE family protein; translated protein: MLILGYITSFIMGILLGLIGAGGSILTVPILFYFFGQDAAFATTNSMFIVGIASFVGAVIQAKKGNTNIKVGMYFALPSFIGIYIARYFLLPSIPNILISNFGITLTKSLFIMILFAILMVFSSYTMIRSGNPLPTISLKSNILSYNFLSIGLKGLIVGMITGFVGAGGGFLIIPALTILLKFPIRQAIGTSLAIIAANSLFGFAISFRSVQTENCPLLLFICGVGIAGMFLGQNLSSKINERNLKIGFGYFALAVASLILWDQGMKL